A genomic segment from Desulfovibrio sp. ZJ209 encodes:
- the hemL gene encoding glutamate-1-semialdehyde 2,1-aminomutase, which produces MDDRSRELYEAACALIPGGVNSPVRACRNVESLPLFIAEAHGAHLKDVDGRVYVDFVLSWGPMILGHDEPSVTAALREAVGRGTSFGAPCPDEVKLAQEVVAAMPGLEMVRMVNSGTEATMSALRLARAVTGRDKVVKFIGCYHGHADPFLAAAGSGVATLSIPGTPGVPRAVVEETLLVPYNDLEAATACFQKHGEHIAAVIVEPVAANMGLVLPLPGFLEGLRQLTEEYRSLLIFDEVITGFRLAYGGAQARFGIDPDLTCFGKIIGGGLPVGAFGGKRRYMERVAPAGDVYQAGTLSGNPLAMAAGLATLTRLKTEDYAALEKRTAAFAKELADILRAKGVAVQMPTIASMFCPFFSATPVANFEQSKKCDQKLFTAFYKQMRAQGIYLAPSGFETGMVSFAHTKDDFDRALTAAKAVKFPA; this is translated from the coding sequence ATGGACGACCGTTCGCGCGAACTCTACGAAGCGGCCTGCGCCCTCATCCCCGGCGGCGTCAACAGCCCTGTCCGGGCCTGCCGCAATGTGGAGAGCCTGCCCCTGTTCATCGCCGAGGCCCACGGCGCCCACCTCAAGGACGTGGACGGCCGGGTCTATGTGGATTTCGTGCTCTCCTGGGGGCCCATGATCCTCGGCCATGACGAGCCTTCCGTGACGGCCGCCCTTCGCGAGGCCGTGGGCCGGGGCACCAGCTTCGGCGCGCCCTGCCCGGACGAGGTGAAGCTCGCGCAAGAAGTGGTCGCGGCCATGCCCGGGCTCGAGATGGTGCGCATGGTCAATTCCGGCACCGAAGCCACCATGAGCGCCCTGCGCCTCGCGCGCGCGGTCACGGGCCGGGACAAGGTGGTCAAGTTCATCGGCTGCTACCACGGCCACGCCGACCCCTTCCTCGCCGCCGCGGGCTCGGGCGTCGCCACGCTCTCCATTCCGGGCACGCCGGGCGTGCCCAGGGCCGTGGTGGAAGAGACCCTGCTCGTGCCCTACAACGACCTCGAGGCCGCCACCGCCTGCTTCCAGAAGCACGGCGAGCACATCGCGGCCGTCATCGTGGAGCCCGTGGCCGCCAACATGGGCCTCGTGCTGCCGCTGCCCGGCTTCCTCGAGGGCCTGCGGCAGCTCACCGAGGAATACCGAAGCCTGCTCATCTTCGACGAGGTGATCACCGGCTTCCGCCTCGCCTATGGCGGGGCGCAGGCGCGCTTCGGCATCGACCCCGACCTCACCTGCTTCGGCAAGATCATCGGCGGGGGCCTTCCGGTGGGCGCCTTCGGCGGCAAGCGCCGCTACATGGAGCGCGTGGCCCCGGCGGGCGATGTCTACCAGGCGGGCACGCTCTCGGGCAATCCGCTGGCCATGGCCGCGGGCCTCGCCACCCTCACCCGCCTCAAGACCGAGGATTACGCGGCCCTTGAAAAGCGCACCGCGGCCTTCGCCAAAGAGCTCGCCGACATCCTCCGCGCCAAGGGTGTCGCCGTGCAGATGCCTACCATCGCCTCCATGTTCTGCCCCTTCTTCAGCGCGACGCCGGTGGCCAACTTCGAGCAGTCCAAGAAATGCGACCAGAAGCTCTTTACGGCATTTTACAAGCAGATGCGGGCCCAGGGCATCTATCTCGCGCCCTCGGGCTTCGAGACGGGCATGGTCTCCTTCGCGCATACCAAGGACGACTTCGACCGCGCCCTCACTGCGGCCAAGGCGGTGAAATTCCCGGCCTGA
- a CDS encoding ABC transporter permease — translation MSAPRRWFAGVMGSLARECREWAGNAREVIFCNIMPLVWMLIVWGLLGQGIMTKVPVALVDEDKSSASREVIRALDANRALGLESYGNSIEALAAMRQGAVYGVIVIPAGYMRDALTGAGGTVVIHTDENRYAVGGTFAIETAAVMDGLAQERTAQKLLQAGTGATGAGRILSLVHPDFYRLANMGSSFLIFLSSTLIPGLIIIGATFAFMTAILREIWNRSVAAWLASAGGSFGAALVGKLTPHFVYYCLVILFYIALFSGYGGFAPAGSVITWFFCGAASVAAIGAMCVLITGIAPTWRLALVISVGYAAPALPFSGFSIPLDSMDAGVRFYADFLPLTWYIRGQSQVWALGAGLDELGTTFLALALLFVVPIIIGLPFFRRKYGRFAASEEAGRP, via the coding sequence ATGAGCGCCCCGCGCCGCTGGTTCGCCGGCGTCATGGGCTCCCTTGCGAGGGAGTGCCGGGAATGGGCCGGCAATGCCCGGGAAGTGATCTTCTGCAACATCATGCCCCTTGTGTGGATGCTCATCGTCTGGGGCCTGCTCGGGCAGGGCATCATGACCAAGGTGCCCGTGGCGCTGGTGGACGAGGACAAGAGCTCCGCCTCGCGCGAGGTCATCCGCGCGCTCGACGCCAACCGGGCTCTCGGGCTCGAAAGCTACGGGAACAGCATCGAGGCTCTCGCGGCCATGCGCCAGGGCGCGGTCTACGGGGTCATCGTTATCCCGGCCGGCTACATGCGCGACGCGCTCACCGGCGCGGGGGGCACCGTTGTCATCCACACCGACGAAAACCGCTATGCCGTGGGGGGCACCTTCGCCATCGAGACGGCCGCGGTCATGGACGGCCTCGCGCAGGAGCGCACGGCGCAAAAGCTCCTCCAGGCGGGCACGGGCGCCACTGGCGCCGGGCGCATCCTCTCCCTCGTGCACCCCGATTTTTACCGGCTCGCCAACATGGGCTCGAGCTTCCTCATCTTTCTCTCTTCCACACTTATCCCGGGGCTGATCATCATCGGCGCCACCTTCGCCTTCATGACAGCCATCCTGCGCGAGATCTGGAACCGCAGCGTGGCCGCGTGGCTGGCCTCGGCCGGGGGCAGCTTCGGCGCCGCCCTCGTGGGCAAGCTCACGCCCCACTTCGTCTATTACTGCCTCGTCATCCTCTTCTATATCGCGCTCTTTAGCGGCTACGGCGGCTTCGCGCCGGCGGGCTCGGTCATCACCTGGTTCTTCTGCGGCGCCGCGTCCGTGGCGGCCATCGGCGCCATGTGCGTGCTCATCACCGGCATTGCGCCCACATGGCGGCTCGCGCTGGTGATTTCCGTGGGCTACGCGGCGCCGGCGCTGCCCTTCTCCGGCTTTTCCATCCCGCTTGACTCCATGGACGCGGGCGTGCGCTTTTACGCCGACTTTCTGCCGCTCACATGGTATATCCGCGGCCAGTCGCAGGTCTGGGCGCTGGGCGCCGGCCTCGACGAGCTGGGCACCACCTTCCTCGCGCTGGCCTTGCTCTTCGTGGTGCCGATCATTATCGGGCTGCCCTTTTTCCGCCGCAAATACGGACGTTTCGCCGCCAGCGAGGAGGCGGGCCGGCCATGA
- a CDS encoding cobalamin biosynthesis protein, whose amino-acid sequence MARLAEQPWGAPEGGSVADCRLLAPARLCAPDRENGEAAAVPFARFADALARDFRTYRGHIVVGAAGIAVRALAPLLRHKSEDAPVVVLDAAGRHAVSLLSGHWGGGNSLARHVAALLGGEPVITTASDAHPGSPPALDELARAASLRILDWDKLPRVAAALLEGEPVPLSDPLSCLPEAREPRFLRGAEKACGTLPLVHIHWKFIHPRPDVLRMAAPLLHAGVGCRRGVDAASIERAVRETLAEHGLEAAALASLATVEEKAGEPGLVEAARRLGVRLLAYPAPELAVVPVPHPSEAAGLRFGLPPFSVCEAAALLAAQEARAAANAVLLAPKTVFQGRVTVAVAVCQGEN is encoded by the coding sequence GTGGCACGCCTCGCGGAACAGCCCTGGGGGGCGCCCGAAGGGGGCAGCGTGGCCGACTGCCGCCTCTTGGCGCCGGCGCGCCTCTGCGCCCCTGACCGGGAGAACGGGGAAGCGGCGGCCGTTCCCTTCGCGCGCTTCGCCGACGCGCTGGCGCGGGATTTTCGCACGTATCGTGGCCATATCGTCGTCGGCGCGGCCGGCATCGCCGTGCGGGCGCTGGCGCCGCTTTTGCGCCACAAGAGCGAGGACGCGCCCGTGGTGGTGCTGGACGCCGCCGGCCGCCATGCGGTGAGCCTGCTCTCGGGACACTGGGGAGGCGGCAACAGCCTTGCCCGGCATGTGGCGGCCCTGCTCGGCGGGGAGCCTGTCATCACCACGGCCTCTGACGCCCACCCCGGCAGCCCCCCGGCGCTGGACGAGCTCGCCCGCGCCGCATCCTTGCGCATCCTCGACTGGGACAAGCTCCCGCGCGTGGCCGCGGCCCTGCTGGAGGGCGAGCCCGTGCCCTTGAGCGACCCCCTTTCGTGCCTCCCCGAGGCCCGGGAGCCGCGCTTCCTGCGCGGCGCCGAAAAGGCATGCGGAACCCTCCCCCTCGTGCATATCCACTGGAAATTCATCCACCCCCGCCCGGACGTGCTCCGCATGGCCGCGCCTTTGCTGCACGCCGGCGTGGGCTGCCGCCGGGGCGTGGACGCGGCGAGCATCGAGAGGGCCGTGCGCGAGACGTTGGCGGAGCACGGGCTGGAAGCGGCGGCCCTGGCAAGCCTCGCCACGGTGGAGGAAAAAGCGGGAGAGCCGGGCCTTGTGGAAGCCGCCCGCCGCCTCGGCGTGCGCCTGCTGGCGTACCCTGCGCCGGAGCTCGCGGTTGTGCCCGTGCCGCACCCGTCGGAAGCCGCCGGGCTGCGCTTCGGCCTCCCCCCATTCAGTGTTTGCGAAGCGGCTGCCCTGCTGGCCGCGCAAGAAGCACGGGCCGCCGCGAACGCCGTGCTGCTGGCGCCCAAGACGGTCTTTCAGGGCCGCGTCACCGTGGCTGTCGCTGTTTGCCAAGGAGAAAATTGA
- a CDS encoding MFS transporter, which produces MEKKKIFLLALGHMSCDVNSGALPAALPYLRSAYGLDYQATGGLMLAYSCLSSIIQPVFGLLADRLSKPWFLPVGVALAGCGIACMGFLSSYWAIFTAIAISGVGAALFHPEGARHANRVSGESKGMGLSIFSIGGNTGFILGPLLVAAFVGGFGMKGMGVFGVLGLVMAAVLLLAITRLGRGATKGPQKSPAEAGPAAGPRPVNNWHEFSRLTVVIVARSTVFVGCNAFIPLYWVNVFGQSKAAGAVALVIFCSCGVACNIMGGMLSDRIGCVPVIRLAFSVMPFAVLAFSLAPSVVWAYACLPLLGFVLYAPFSSQVVLGQRLLARNIGFASGVTLGLATSLGGVAQPVLGWVADMAGLPVAIRVLAGVALLGATFSWLLSRGPESRPEPHGA; this is translated from the coding sequence ATGGAAAAGAAGAAGATCTTTCTCCTCGCCCTGGGGCACATGTCCTGCGATGTCAATTCCGGCGCGCTGCCTGCGGCGCTCCCCTACCTGCGCTCGGCCTACGGGCTCGACTACCAGGCCACGGGCGGCCTCATGCTCGCCTATTCCTGCCTGTCGTCCATCATCCAGCCGGTGTTCGGGCTGCTCGCCGACAGGCTCTCCAAGCCGTGGTTCTTGCCCGTGGGCGTGGCGCTGGCCGGCTGCGGCATCGCCTGCATGGGCTTTCTCTCGAGCTACTGGGCCATTTTCACGGCCATCGCCATCAGCGGCGTGGGCGCGGCCCTGTTCCACCCCGAAGGCGCGCGCCATGCCAACCGCGTTTCGGGCGAGAGCAAGGGCATGGGCCTCAGCATCTTTTCCATCGGCGGCAATACCGGCTTCATCCTCGGGCCGCTGCTCGTGGCGGCCTTCGTGGGCGGCTTCGGCATGAAGGGCATGGGCGTTTTCGGCGTGCTCGGCCTTGTGATGGCCGCTGTGCTGCTCCTCGCCATCACCCGCCTCGGGCGCGGGGCGACCAAGGGGCCGCAAAAAAGTCCGGCCGAGGCCGGGCCCGCTGCCGGCCCCAGGCCGGTCAACAACTGGCATGAATTTTCGCGGCTCACCGTGGTCATCGTGGCCCGCTCCACGGTGTTCGTGGGCTGCAACGCCTTCATCCCGCTCTACTGGGTGAACGTGTTTGGGCAATCCAAGGCCGCGGGCGCTGTGGCGCTCGTGATTTTCTGCTCCTGCGGCGTGGCCTGCAACATCATGGGCGGCATGCTCTCCGACCGCATCGGCTGCGTGCCGGTCATCCGCCTCGCTTTCTCGGTGATGCCCTTCGCGGTGCTCGCCTTCAGCCTCGCGCCCTCGGTGGTCTGGGCCTATGCCTGCCTGCCCCTGCTCGGCTTCGTGCTCTATGCGCCCTTCAGCTCGCAGGTGGTGCTCGGGCAGCGGCTCCTCGCGCGCAATATCGGCTTCGCCTCGGGCGTGACCCTGGGCCTCGCCACCAGCCTCGGCGGCGTGGCCCAGCCCGTCCTCGGCTGGGTGGCCGACATGGCGGGACTGCCCGTGGCCATCCGGGTGCTGGCGGGCGTGGCGCTCCTGGGCGCGACCTTCTCCTGGCTGCTCTCGCGCGGGCCGGAATCGCGGCCCGAACCGCACGGGGCGTGA
- a CDS encoding efflux RND transporter periplasmic adaptor subunit: MSDTQGHAAAKALGGKLGLILLLATVGCVGVFVIWGVWRAAFPPLPPFQGQMEGRTISISSKVPGRVKEVLVEAGESVSAGQVVARMHLPEIEAKLAEARARDRAAEAQQSMVDEGLRPQEKKAAHAEWERAQAAADLDRKTYDRIAALFRDGLVSRERHDEARAKMLASADQAAAAKQVYDLARAGSRPQEKAAASAETSEAAAVVSEVASLADDVELKAPHAGEVDKVVLVAGELAGAGFPVLTVVNLDDQWASFNIREESLPGITVGHVFKARVPAIGRDGIDFKVYYISPRASYATWRSTREDSGYDMKTFEVRARPVETIQGLRPGMTVLVDRER, encoded by the coding sequence ATGAGCGACACACAAGGGCACGCCGCGGCCAAGGCGCTCGGCGGCAAGCTGGGCCTTATCCTGCTGCTCGCCACGGTGGGCTGCGTGGGCGTCTTCGTCATCTGGGGCGTGTGGCGCGCGGCCTTTCCGCCGCTCCCCCCCTTCCAGGGCCAGATGGAAGGCCGCACCATCAGCATCTCCTCGAAAGTGCCGGGCCGCGTGAAGGAAGTGCTCGTGGAGGCCGGCGAGAGCGTAAGCGCCGGGCAGGTGGTGGCGCGCATGCACCTGCCCGAGATAGAAGCCAAGCTCGCCGAGGCCAGGGCGCGCGACCGCGCTGCCGAGGCGCAGCAGAGCATGGTGGACGAGGGCCTGCGCCCGCAGGAAAAGAAAGCCGCCCACGCGGAATGGGAGCGCGCCCAGGCCGCCGCCGACCTCGACCGCAAGACCTATGACCGCATCGCGGCCCTCTTCCGGGACGGGCTCGTCTCGCGCGAGCGCCATGACGAGGCCCGCGCCAAAATGCTCGCCAGCGCCGACCAGGCGGCCGCCGCGAAACAGGTCTATGACCTCGCGCGGGCCGGCTCGCGGCCGCAGGAGAAGGCGGCGGCCAGCGCCGAGACCAGCGAGGCCGCGGCGGTGGTCAGCGAGGTGGCCTCGCTGGCGGACGACGTGGAACTCAAGGCGCCGCACGCCGGCGAGGTGGACAAGGTGGTGCTGGTGGCGGGCGAGCTCGCGGGCGCGGGCTTCCCGGTGCTCACAGTGGTGAACCTCGACGACCAGTGGGCGAGCTTCAACATCCGGGAGGAGAGCCTGCCCGGCATCACCGTGGGCCATGTGTTCAAGGCCCGTGTGCCGGCCATCGGGCGCGACGGCATCGATTTCAAGGTCTACTACATCAGCCCGCGCGCCAGCTACGCCACGTGGCGCAGCACCCGCGAGGACTCGGGCTATGACATGAAGACCTTTGAGGTGCGCGCGAGGCCCGTGGAAACGATCCAGGGCTTGAGGCCCGGCATGACCGTGCTGGTGGACAGGGAGCGATGA
- the cobJ gene encoding precorrin-3B C(17)-methyltransferase codes for MPKTPAAPAPLTAVGIGPGDASLLTPEAQAALTAASCVVGYRLYLDLLPQELLAGKRLLSSGMRQERERCAAAADAALGGVPTALVSSGDAGIYAMAGLALEILEERGLLGIMPFSVVPGVPALCAAAALLGAPLTHDFACISLSDLLTPLDRIRARLHAALAADFVCVLYNPRSHGRPDYLGMAFDMARGLRDASCPVGMVRKAYRPGQEVRLTTLAEADPAWADMLTLVIIGNSESRLAGPYMLTPRGYARKPGKTA; via the coding sequence ATGCCGAAAACTCCCGCTGCTCCCGCGCCGCTCACCGCCGTGGGCATCGGCCCCGGGGACGCGAGCCTGCTCACCCCCGAGGCACAGGCCGCGCTTACGGCGGCATCCTGCGTGGTCGGCTACAGGCTTTATCTCGACCTGCTCCCGCAGGAGCTTCTTGCCGGCAAGCGGCTCCTCAGCTCGGGCATGCGCCAGGAGCGCGAGCGCTGCGCCGCCGCGGCGGACGCGGCCCTCGGAGGGGTTCCCACCGCCCTTGTCAGCTCCGGCGACGCGGGCATCTACGCCATGGCCGGCCTTGCGCTGGAGATACTGGAAGAGCGCGGGCTGCTCGGGATTATGCCCTTCAGCGTGGTGCCCGGCGTGCCGGCGCTGTGCGCCGCCGCGGCCCTTCTCGGCGCGCCGCTGACCCATGATTTCGCCTGCATCAGCCTGAGCGACCTGCTCACCCCGCTCGACCGCATCCGGGCGCGGCTTCACGCCGCGCTGGCGGCGGATTTCGTCTGTGTGCTCTACAATCCGCGCTCCCACGGGCGGCCCGATTATCTCGGCATGGCTTTCGACATGGCCCGGGGCCTGCGCGATGCCTCCTGCCCGGTGGGCATGGTGCGCAAGGCGTATCGCCCCGGGCAGGAGGTCAGGCTCACCACGCTCGCCGAAGCCGACCCGGCCTGGGCCGACATGCTGACTCTCGTCATCATCGGCAATTCCGAGAGCCGGCTGGCGGGCCCGTACATGCTCACACCGCGCGGCTACGCCCGCAAGCCCGGGAAAACGGCTTGA
- a CDS encoding Lrp/AsnC family transcriptional regulator, whose translation MPPAFSAAERAALAIVQGNIPDSLTPYADIAAQAGLTEAEVLALLTRLMESGAIRRFGASIRHQRTGWTHNAMVAWIASEEEARACGPIAAKHPRVSHAYYRPSPAADWPYTLYTMAHGRSEAECLGVVDDLLAAWPLREYAILRSLKELKKTSMTYFA comes from the coding sequence ATGCCGCCCGCCTTCAGCGCCGCCGAACGCGCGGCGCTCGCCATCGTGCAGGGGAACATCCCCGACTCGCTCACCCCGTACGCGGACATCGCCGCGCAGGCGGGGCTCACCGAGGCAGAGGTGCTCGCGCTGCTCACGCGCCTTATGGAAAGCGGCGCCATCCGCCGCTTCGGCGCCAGCATCCGCCACCAGCGCACCGGCTGGACGCACAACGCCATGGTGGCCTGGATCGCCAGCGAGGAGGAGGCCCGCGCCTGCGGGCCCATCGCCGCCAAGCATCCGCGCGTCTCCCACGCCTATTACCGCCCGAGCCCGGCCGCGGATTGGCCCTATACCCTCTACACCATGGCCCACGGCCGCAGCGAGGCCGAATGCCTCGGCGTGGTGGACGACCTTTTGGCCGCATGGCCCCTGCGGGAATACGCCATCCTGCGCAGCCTCAAGGAACTGAAAAAGACTTCCATGACCTATTTCGCCTGA
- a CDS encoding ABC transporter permease → MTPARCFATAFRQCCTNMACAPLFMAAIVLYAAYYCWPYMAQLPDHIHCAIVDADGSPLSRQLVMEFRATPDLNILQVTENRQEAILAMKRAEVSAILEIPPHFGRDVAAAVPTAVTLTADGAYLVGGRISTAGASGPLAAAASRAVAAWLREQGASASELARMEMQAPALVTVAAYNTISGYLNFAVPIVFVIVFQTLMCAGMGMLFNAWYMNAERPAVLAAALDSPLCLFAVQMTVFFLCLFWTLFIEGPVFYLQGINSFQNIPATLGMCAVFSLAVSSLACLLSLLLGPTHFVMQAVVLSALPCVFISGNLWPTQNIPFFFQCLGWLFPSTPGSYGIIRASQCGADVAEAAPYMAHLLLLAVVYFLLACLEARRQARRAAQEEQGAATAA, encoded by the coding sequence ATGACGCCCGCACGCTGCTTTGCCACGGCCTTTCGCCAGTGCTGCACCAACATGGCCTGCGCGCCGCTCTTCATGGCGGCCATTGTGCTCTATGCCGCCTATTATTGCTGGCCCTACATGGCGCAGCTGCCCGACCACATCCACTGCGCCATCGTGGACGCCGACGGCTCGCCGCTCTCCCGGCAGCTCGTCATGGAATTTCGCGCCACGCCCGACCTCAACATCCTGCAAGTGACGGAGAACCGGCAGGAGGCCATCCTGGCCATGAAGCGCGCCGAGGTCTCGGCCATCCTCGAGATCCCGCCCCATTTCGGGCGCGACGTGGCGGCAGCCGTGCCCACGGCCGTGACCCTCACCGCCGACGGCGCCTACCTCGTGGGCGGGCGCATCTCCACGGCCGGGGCCAGCGGGCCGCTTGCGGCCGCGGCGAGCCGGGCCGTCGCAGCGTGGCTTCGGGAGCAGGGGGCCTCGGCCTCCGAGCTCGCGCGCATGGAGATGCAGGCGCCCGCGCTCGTCACCGTGGCGGCGTACAACACCATTTCCGGCTATCTCAATTTCGCGGTGCCCATCGTCTTTGTCATCGTGTTCCAGACGCTCATGTGCGCCGGCATGGGGATGCTGTTCAACGCCTGGTACATGAACGCGGAGCGGCCGGCCGTGCTCGCGGCGGCGCTTGACTCGCCGCTCTGCCTGTTCGCCGTGCAGATGACGGTGTTCTTTCTCTGCCTGTTCTGGACGCTGTTCATCGAGGGGCCGGTCTTTTATCTTCAGGGCATCAATTCCTTCCAGAATATCCCGGCCACGCTCGGCATGTGCGCGGTCTTCTCGCTGGCCGTGAGCTCGCTCGCCTGCCTGCTCTCGCTGTTGCTCGGGCCAACACACTTCGTCATGCAGGCGGTGGTGCTTTCGGCGCTGCCCTGCGTGTTCATTTCCGGCAATCTCTGGCCCACGCAGAACATTCCCTTCTTTTTCCAGTGCCTCGGCTGGCTCTTCCCGAGCACGCCCGGCTCCTACGGCATCATCCGCGCCTCGCAGTGCGGCGCGGACGTGGCCGAGGCGGCGCCCTATATGGCGCACCTCCTGCTGCTGGCCGTGGTATATTTCCTCCTCGCCTGCCTCGAGGCCCGGCGCCAGGCCAGGAGAGCGGCCCAAGAGGAGCAGGGCGCAGCGACCGCCGCCTGA
- a CDS encoding TolC family protein encodes MRNTTHAKSAGTHGKHRLPGAAALPLLLLAGLLTILPAPTAAADLSFSRAREQLQERSNALKASAANVESKERAADSLKWLHGPTIGVGAVEMWGEAKVDVDRSVSTPLGSMPLDIEDTYNFSGPRAAVTGTMPIFTGGKIGAAQKAAKYGAEEAKAQHRDQANQLDAELVAKYFGLQLALSLQKLREATLAEEDRELARARKFEKEGMVSHVEVMSVKVARDAAEREQLKARNHVRTAKLELQRLLLSDTLGTLSTPLFVLKKGLPPMETWVEQALRNNPQLAAVEARVQQAGQGVAASRSSWFPQLMAFGQYYFAHPHQAAAWPEWLAGLGVNLTLWDSRDRMADYKSARATLREARAGQAEAVNAVRTATETAWINTQNAREQYTLTASGVALARENLKLKSEGFGEGLYTALDVTQARDQLLAAEVERRVAAFQFVVNYALLHLVSGNMPDFMNACTATDIIREN; translated from the coding sequence ATGCGAAACACCACACACGCTAAATCTGCCGGCACACATGGCAAGCACCGGCTCCCCGGGGCTGCTGCGCTCCCGCTCCTCCTGCTCGCGGGGCTCCTCACCATCCTTCCCGCCCCCACGGCCGCGGCTGACCTGAGCTTCAGCCGCGCCCGCGAACAGTTGCAGGAGCGGAGCAATGCCCTCAAGGCCTCGGCGGCCAATGTGGAGAGCAAGGAGCGGGCAGCGGATTCGCTCAAGTGGCTGCACGGCCCGACCATCGGCGTGGGCGCCGTGGAAATGTGGGGCGAGGCCAAGGTGGACGTTGACCGCTCGGTCTCCACGCCGCTCGGCTCCATGCCCCTCGACATCGAAGACACCTACAATTTCAGCGGCCCGCGCGCGGCCGTCACCGGCACCATGCCCATCTTCACCGGCGGCAAGATCGGCGCGGCGCAAAAAGCCGCCAAGTACGGCGCGGAGGAGGCCAAAGCGCAGCACCGTGACCAGGCCAATCAGCTCGACGCCGAGCTGGTGGCCAAGTATTTCGGCCTCCAGCTCGCGCTCTCCCTCCAGAAATTGCGCGAGGCCACCCTCGCCGAGGAGGATCGCGAGCTCGCCCGCGCCCGCAAATTCGAGAAAGAGGGCATGGTGAGCCATGTGGAGGTGATGAGCGTCAAGGTGGCGCGCGACGCCGCCGAGCGCGAACAGCTCAAGGCGCGCAACCATGTGCGCACGGCCAAGCTCGAGTTGCAGCGCCTGCTGCTCTCCGACACTCTCGGCACCCTGTCCACGCCGCTCTTTGTGCTCAAGAAGGGGCTTCCACCCATGGAGACCTGGGTGGAACAGGCCCTCAGGAACAATCCGCAGCTCGCCGCCGTGGAGGCGCGCGTCCAGCAAGCCGGCCAAGGGGTGGCCGCCAGCAGGAGCTCGTGGTTCCCGCAGCTCATGGCCTTCGGGCAGTATTATTTCGCCCATCCGCACCAAGCCGCCGCATGGCCGGAGTGGCTGGCCGGCCTTGGCGTGAACCTCACCCTCTGGGACTCGCGCGACCGCATGGCTGACTACAAGAGCGCCCGGGCCACGCTGCGCGAGGCGCGCGCGGGCCAGGCCGAAGCCGTGAACGCGGTGAGGACGGCCACGGAGACGGCGTGGATCAACACCCAGAACGCGCGCGAGCAATATACCCTCACGGCCTCGGGCGTGGCGCTGGCGCGGGAAAACCTGAAACTCAAGAGCGAGGGCTTCGGCGAGGGGCTGTACACCGCGCTGGACGTGACCCAGGCCCGCGACCAGCTGCTCGCGGCCGAGGTGGAGCGCCGGGTGGCGGCCTTCCAGTTCGTGGTCAATTACGCCCTGCTGCACCTCGTTTCCGGCAACATGCCGGACTTCATGAACGCCTGCACGGCAACCGACATCATCCGGGAAAACTGA